A single Cnuibacter physcomitrellae DNA region contains:
- a CDS encoding dihydrolipoamide acetyltransferase family protein: MARLLRMPGVSADSDEAALEGWTVEVGATLASGDTIASVETEKAVVDIDVDEDSIVHALLVDSGAMVPVGDPIAVLLAPGEPASAGEELVRELSGGTDPTLSSSADAAVAVAAEADAGGAVTGLPEAEEAETVEGVVPVEAPAQTPATEPVAAPAATPAPAEPARPAIASGGGQDASDEAPAGPAPDAGTGERRFASPLARRLAKELGVDIASLTGSGPGGRIVRDDVKAAAESGPAPAERATEAPAAAAPSPAASAGSTAAPAAKTPALPEGATSEPHSRLRKLIASRLQESKRTAPHFYLTKHLDVTALLELRAQVNAQSSVRVSVNDFFVKAAARALIDVPEMNVIWTDEAVVSFPTADVSVAVASERGLVTPTIRGIESLSLSSLSSKIKDAVSRANAGKLQQSELEGGTLSISNLGMFGVDEFAAIINPPQAAILAIGAARRQPVFAEDGSVVPADIVTVTLSVDHRPVDGAIAARWLARLAELVENPMQILL; encoded by the coding sequence ATGGCACGTCTGCTGAGGATGCCCGGCGTCTCCGCCGACTCCGACGAGGCCGCGCTCGAGGGCTGGACGGTCGAGGTCGGCGCGACGCTCGCCTCCGGCGACACCATCGCCTCGGTCGAGACCGAGAAGGCCGTCGTCGACATCGACGTCGACGAGGACTCGATCGTCCACGCTCTGCTCGTCGACTCCGGCGCCATGGTGCCGGTCGGCGACCCGATCGCGGTCCTGCTCGCCCCGGGTGAGCCGGCCAGTGCGGGCGAGGAGCTCGTGCGCGAGCTGAGCGGCGGCACCGACCCCACGCTGTCGTCGAGTGCGGACGCCGCTGTGGCCGTGGCGGCGGAGGCGGACGCGGGGGGAGCGGTCACCGGACTGCCCGAGGCCGAGGAGGCCGAGACGGTGGAGGGTGTGGTGCCCGTCGAGGCGCCCGCCCAGACGCCGGCTACGGAGCCGGTCGCGGCCCCCGCGGCGACGCCCGCCCCCGCCGAGCCGGCCAGGCCGGCCATCGCCTCGGGCGGCGGCCAGGATGCGTCGGACGAGGCTCCTGCCGGGCCGGCGCCCGACGCGGGCACGGGGGAGCGCCGCTTCGCCAGCCCGCTGGCACGGCGGCTGGCGAAGGAGCTCGGAGTCGACATCGCGTCGCTCACCGGGTCGGGTCCGGGCGGCCGCATCGTCCGCGACGACGTGAAGGCGGCGGCCGAGTCCGGCCCCGCACCCGCCGAGAGGGCGACCGAGGCTCCGGCAGCCGCGGCTCCCTCACCCGCGGCCTCCGCCGGGTCGACCGCCGCACCGGCGGCGAAGACCCCCGCGTTGCCCGAGGGGGCGACCTCCGAGCCGCACTCGAGGCTGCGGAAGCTCATCGCGTCGCGTCTGCAGGAGTCGAAGCGCACGGCGCCGCACTTCTATCTCACGAAGCACCTCGACGTGACGGCGCTCCTCGAGCTCCGCGCCCAGGTCAACGCCCAGTCGTCCGTCCGGGTGTCGGTGAACGACTTCTTCGTGAAGGCGGCCGCTCGCGCTCTCATCGACGTGCCCGAGATGAACGTGATCTGGACCGACGAGGCCGTGGTCTCGTTCCCGACGGCCGACGTCTCCGTCGCCGTGGCGAGCGAGCGCGGGCTGGTCACCCCGACCATCCGCGGCATCGAGAGCCTGTCGCTGTCGTCCCTGTCGTCGAAGATCAAGGATGCGGTCTCCCGCGCCAACGCCGGGAAGCTGCAGCAGTCGGAGCTCGAGGGCGGCACGCTGTCGATCTCGAACCTCGGCATGTTCGGCGTGGACGAGTTCGCCGCGATCATCAACCCGCCGCAGGCGGCGATCCTCGCCATCGGCGCCGCGCGGAGGCAGCCCGTCTTCGCCGAGGACGGCAGCGTCGTGCCGGCGGACATCGTCACCGTCACGCTGTCGGTCGACCACCGTCCGGTGGACGGGGCGATCGCCGCCCGGTGGCTCGCCCGCCTCGCGGAGCTCGTCGAGAACCCGATGCAGATCCTGCTCTGA